The Theileria orientalis strain Shintoku DNA, chromosome 2, complete genome genome has a window encoding:
- a CDS encoding 60S ribosomal protein L5, whose amino-acid sequence MAFLRIVKNKAYFRRFQVKFRRRREGKTDYYARKRLVAQDKNKYDSPKYRLVVRLTNKRVICQIVSSTLVGDKVHASADSSELVHYGVKVGLTNYAAAYCTGLLLARRLLTKLKLDSQFVGKVEVDGELYHVEEEDNERRPFKALLDVGVKNVTTGNRVFGALKGACDGGLHVPHSEKRFPGYSVDEENNGTYDAQAHRDRIFGAHVASYMEYLKEEDPEKYKKQFSAYLKLGLDSESLEDMYAKAHENIRKNPVLPTKPKREVKHVREGSRILTAKGSYVRNVKTTKAQKRERVRQKVSSKYA is encoded by the exons ATGGCATTCCTGAgaattgtaaaaaataaagcgTACTTTAGACGCTTCCAAGTCAAGTTTCGCCGCCGCAGGG AGGGGAAAACGGACTATTACGCAAGGAAGAGACTGGTGGCACAGGACAAGAACAAGTATGACTCGCCGAAGTACCGCCTGGTGGTGAGACTGACGAACAAAAGAGTGATCTGTCAAATAGTATCGTCGACACTCGTGGGAGACAAGGTACACGCGTCTGCTGACTCATCAGAACTGGTGCACTACGGAGTGAAAGTGGGTCTGACGAACTACGCAGCAGCCTACTGCACAGGACTGCTGCTGGCAAGAAGGCTGCTGACTAAGCTTAAGCTGGACTCGCAGTTCGTGGGCAAGGTGGAAGTGGACGGAGAGCTCTACCACGtggaggaagaggacaACGAAAGACGCCCGTTCAAGGCACTGCTGGACGTGGGAGTCAAAAACGTGACGACGGGAAACAGAGTGTTCGGAGCACTCAAGGGAGCATGCGACGGAGGACTGCACGTGCCGCACTCAGAAAAAAGGTTCCCAGGCTACAGCGTGGACGAGGAAAATAACGGAACCTACGACGCACAGGCGCACAGAGACAGAATATTCGGAGCGCACGTGGCCAGCTACatggagtacctgaaggaggaggacccGGAAAAGTACAAGAAGCAGTTCAGCGCATACCTGAAGCTGGGCCTCGACAGCGAGTCTCTGGAGGACATGTACGCAAAGGCGCACGAAAACATAAGGAAAAACCCAGTGCTGCCGACGAAGCCGAAGAGGGAGGTGAAGCACGTGCGCGAGGGCAGCAGGATCCTGACTGCCAAGGGCTCGTACGTGCGCAACGTGAAGACCACGAAGGCGCAGAAGAGAGAGCGCGTAAGACAGAAGGTAAGTTCGAAATACGCATAA
- a CDS encoding 60S ribosomal protein L7a → MAPSGKKSKKQPAPAPLAKVVKATKVKNPNFERTPRDFGIGRAIRPRVNLSRYVRWPRYVRVQRQRRVLLQRLKIPPSLNQFNYTVDKSQALQLLRFLSKYKPETKKEKAARLLKDAETVASGAELASSKKPYMLKSGLNHVTNLVEYKKAKLVVIAHDVDPVDLVLWLPALCRKKEVPYCIVKGKSRLGKLVHQKTAAVVAVDNVRKEDQAEFDNLVKAFMPMFNDNAELRKRWGGHVMGIKSQHLIAKREALIAMENAKKLGLTYN, encoded by the coding sequence ATGGCTCCATCTGGTAAAAAGAGTAAGAAGCAGCCCGCTCCGGCTCCTTTGGCCAAAGTAGTGAAGGCCACAAAAGTTAAGAACCCAAATTTTGAGAGAACCCCTCGTGATTTCGGAATAGGCCGCGCCATTCGCCCCCGAGTCAACCTGTCTCGTTACGTTCGCTGGCCCAGGTACGTAAGAGTTCAGCGCCAGCGCCGCGTGTTGCTCCAGAGGCTCAAAATCCCACCATCTCTCAACCAGTTTAACTACACAGTCGATAAGAGCCAAGCGTTGCAGTTGTTGAGATTTCTGAGCAAGTACAAGCCCGagacgaagaaggagaaggccGCCAGGTTGCTGAAGGACGCCGAAACAGTGGCTTCAGGAGCAGAGTTGGCATCGAGTAAGAAGCCATACATGCTGAAGAGTGGTTTGAACCACGTTACCAACCTAGTCGAGTACAAGAAGGCAAAGCTCGTAGTTATCGCTCACGACGTGGATCCAGTGGATCTGGTCCTCTGGCTCCCAGCCCTCTgcaggaagaaggaggtgCCCTACTGCATTGTCAAGGGGAAGAGCAGGCTCGGTAAGTTGGTACACCAGAAGACCGCAGCAGTCGTGGCAGTGGACAACGTGAGGAAGGAGGACCAGGCAGAGTTTGACAACCTCGTCAAGGCCTTCATGCCTATGTTCAACGATAACGCCGAGTTGAGGAAGCGCTGGGGAGGACACGTCATGGGAATCAAGTCGCAGCACTTGATAGCGAAGCGTGAAGCCCTAATCGCCATGGAAAACGCGAAGAAATTAGGATTGACCTATAACTAA
- a CDS encoding uncharacterized protein (Las1-like family protein): MIYEPTAWYSYSQFSDIFSRLSDVNEYERILFQIELWLARGRVPAAIHATASLLNAIVSDKNSELPILHMRDLYAMTIIRTVNLLLDQEQDSVYARSLLLMGKEANLPESVIKARHRCSHGDTPDVESLRIVCREAFNYVYKKYWTNQHSILVSKLNDEYHFTFLLFSVFLLSRSGVDMGRSLGYSRKLVPPDRGTRKYKFDSENSSEASNATKCVLEHLGKVRSLMNNRKHLAIYRRLNMYGKKRCKYEFRDSVPIYIGILRKILNYCVHEDIFISVFVECVFANYSPDQSQMFLLMLFLVSSQYSFNFTVKLVAHMLNFIFDISDIFTNIHTHEVNSVLQRIDSCYNVLIRFNKSGQKLVNHTGSDSHILNSDKYRNSVNEWLLMLLQYANCLKTKQFHKYHLDYLRLIKDLPFPEYDRMINYEFTSLSRILVCVKLILPLYIVKLGNSGHSKSITAWNHDKLSHLICLHRWVNGFGGKYVFSVVEEEIKREALLESRDNFKHNVETLNTNLFPGTLWDQNDCRVKYTYPLDETTKFSFHNRILESFEKIVACKLFKNDFGDKRMVKVQSQMYNINGSLGSEKEKIRIQKKIFRAISCAICIYRSQM; the protein is encoded by the exons ATGATTTATGAGCCCACAGCTTGGTACTCCTACTCCCAATTTTCTGACATATTCAGTCGCCTGTCAGACGTGAATGAATATGAGCGGATTCTATTCCAAATTGAGCTTTGGCTGGCCCGTGGAAGAGTGCCTGCCGCCATTCACGCCACTGCTTCTCTTTTAAACGCAATTGTTTCAGACAAAAACTCTGAATTgcctattttacacatgCGCGACTTGTACGCAATGACAATTATAAG GACTGTTAACTTGCTGCTGGACCAGGAGCAGGATTCTGTGTATGCGAGGAGCTTGCTGCTCATGGGAAAGGAGGCCAACTTGCCTGAGAGTGTCATAAAGGCTCGCCACAGGTGCTCCCACGGAGACACACCTGACGTTGAGAGCCTCAGGATAGTGTGCAGAGAGGCCTTCAACTATGTGTACAAAAAATACTG GACTAATCAACACAGCATTCTGGTCTCAAAGTTAAATGACGAGTACCATTTCAcgtttttgttgttttcaGTTTTCCTGTTGAGTCGCTCGGGGGTTGACATGGGTAGGAGCCTTGGTTACTCAAGGAAGCTCGTTCCACCAGATAGAGGCACTAGGAAGTATAAATTTGACTCGGAAAACTCTTCTGAGGCTAGTAACGCAACAAAGTGTGTTCTGGAACATTTGGGGAAAGTTAGGAGCTTAATGAACAACAGGAAACATCTTGCAATCTACAGGCGTCTCAACATGTATGGAAAGAAACGCTGTAAATATGAATTCCGAGACTCGGTTCCCATTTACATTGGAATTTTGAGGAAGATTTTGAACTATTGCGTTCACGAGGATATTTTTATCTCAGTTTTTGTGGAGTGTGTATTCGCTAACTACTCTCCTGACCAGTCTCAAATGTTCCTGCTCATGTTGTTCCTTGTATCGTCTCAATACTCGTTCAATTTCACGGTTAA gCTGGTTGCCCATATGCTTAACTTCATTTTTGATATTTCTGACATTTTTACCAATATTCACACTCATGAAGTCAACTCCGTCCTACAGAGAATCGATTCCTGTTACAATGTCTTAATTCGCTTTAATAAATCAGGGCAGAAATTGGTTAATCACACTGGCTCGGATTCtcacattttaaactctGATAAATATCGCAACTCGGTCAACGAGTGGTTGCTAATGTTGCTACAGTATGCTAACTGCTTAAAAACGAAGCAATTTCACAAATACCACCTGGATTATCTGAGACTGATTAAGGATTTGCCGTTCCCTGAATACGACAGGATGATAAATTACGAATTCACCTCACTATCTAGGATTCTGGTGTGCGTCAAGTTGATTCTGCCCCTTTATATTGTTAAACTAGGTAACTCTGGTCATAGCAAATCCATCACTGCATGGAATCATGATAAATTGTCGCACTTGATATGCTTACACAGATGGGTAAACGGGTTTGGAGGAAAATACGTCTTCAGTGTGGTTGAAGAGGAAATTAAGAGAGAGGCATTGTTGGAATCCAGGgacaattttaaacacaatgTTGAAACTCTGAATACAAATCTATTTCCGGGAACTTTATGGGATCAAAATGACTGCAGGGTTAAATACACCTATCCGCTGGACGAAACGACCAAATTTTCCTTTCACAATAGAATATTAGAGTCGTTTGAAAAAATAGTTGCGTGCAAACTGTTTAAAAACGACTTTGGTGATAAGAGGATGGTCAAAGTCCAGTCTcaaatgtacaatattaatGGAAGCTTGGGGtcggaaaaggaaaaaataagaatccagaaaaaaatattcaggGCGATATCTTGCGCTATATGTATCTACAGGTCGCAAATGTGA
- a CDS encoding uncharacterized protein (zinc finger, CCCH-type domain containing protein), with protein MDNFSESWLDNCLSNDSFGGPFTESCKTIEGNIAIHGNDVVPLRAYIESSSSSTTYISENCISNSVSLGENFQSHLYDDDDEWANTLGTCLTRALDGDCSEHPNCLQEATEIYSLEGQFKSYLDRNFGNYTPIANSTPFSGPKEGGLLGNMNSTSESIMWNELCQCTTGTCLSSPESKVNCNLHNKHVISNSNVSTDCGMCEYMPSSNTTPSSSSQVSDKHKNNINADNSMLSGLNSPRDPILCSISTKNKDSINDGLSSLTSSFVNVNNNPDSQRFSFGEDMLETHLAGSLLDELYPSDDIPRSFSGLSEETFREQPYDAITFFNKDLLYEENEALNKGMSNNDMELVFNNMDTMSRVDNVLNKNVSDFTLQNKDYGIDLISDNSDPLSPDLLNNDALFAGIYRDNDTDESEAWDNIMKKMCITPSLSYTCPKLLRDENDETSKSTNDLANQEKDVPSGPEVGVTFTKMENIPSTMPDDPNLGFKKTSLCKYWQRGICANDDCNFAHGKKELRSTIGVWRTTICHHWKTGVCRVGNDCRHAHGEEELQPKNIPANVLKNKLLNSARKYEFMRKKRNIF; from the coding sequence ATGGATAACTTCTCTGAAAGTTGGTTGGATAATTGCTTGTCTAATGATTCATTTGGAGGACCATTCACAGAATCCTGTAAAACCATTGAAGGTAATATAGCCATTCATGGCAATGATGTTGTCCCTCTGAGGGCATATATTGAGTCTAGTTCATCTTCGACGACATATATTTCGGAGAATTGTATTTCAAACAGTGTTTCGCTCGGAGAGAATTTCCAAAGTCATCTCTACgatgacgacgacgagTGGGCCAACACTCTAGGGACGTGTTTGACTCGCGCACTCGACGGGGATTGTAGTGAGCATCCGAACTGCCTACAGGAGGCGACAGAAATTTACAGTTTGGAGGGCCAATTTAAAAGCTATTTGGATAGAAACTTTGGAAACTATACCCCTATTGCTAACAGTACCCCCTTCTCAGGGCCTAAAGAGGGTGGATTGTTAGGAAATATGAACAGTACAAGTGAGTCTATAATGTGGAATGAGCTCTGTCAGTGTACGACGGGAACGTGTTTAAGTTCCCCCGAAAGTAAGGTGAATTGTAATTTACACAACAAACACGTGATATCCAATTCTAACGTATCAACTGACTGTGGCATGTGTGAGTACATGCCCTCCTCAAACACAACGCCCTCGTCTTCAAGTCAAGTCTCGGATAAgcataaaaacaatatcaATGCAGATAATTCAATGTTATCAGGGCTAAACTCGCCCAGGGATCCAATACTATGTTCCATTTcaacaaaaaacaaagattCAATAAACGATGGGCTCAGCAGCCTTACTTCCTCTTTCgtcaatgtaaataataatccAGATTCACAAAGATTTTCATTCGGAGAAGACATGCTAGAAACACATCTGGCAGGGTCACTGTTGGACGAATTGTACCCAAGTGATGATATTCCGAGGTCCTTTTCAGGACTGAGTGAAGAAACGTTCAGAGAGCAGCCTTATGACGCAATAACTTTTTTTAACAAGGACCTGCTCTACGAAGAAAATGAAGCATTAAACAAGGGGATGTCTAACAACGACATGGAGCTTGTGTTCAATAACATGGACACAATGTCGAGGGTCGACAACGTGCTCAACAAGAACGTGTCGGACTTTACCCTGCAGAATAAGGACTACGGAATAGACCTCATATCAGATAATTCGGATCCGCTATCTCCAGATCTCTTAAACAACGACGCGCTATTCGCAGGAATTTACAGAGACAACGACACGGACGAATCTGAGGCATGGGACAAcataatgaagaaaatgtgCATTACACCTAGCTTGAGCTACACATGCCCAAAACTGCTCAGAGACGAAAACGACGAGACATCAAAGTCCACAAACGACCTTGCGAACCAGGAGAAGGACGTCCCGAGTGGGCCCGAAGTTGGAGTCACGTTCAcgaaaatggaaaatatCCCGAGCACTATGCCAGATGATCCGAACCTGGGATTCAAGAAGACATCGCTGTGCAAGTACTGGCAGAGAGGGATATGCGCAAACGACGACTGCAACTTCGCACACGGCAAGAAGGAGCTGCGCTCCACAATCGGAGTCTGGAGAACCACGATCTGCCACCACTGGAAGACGGGGGTCTGCAGAGTCGGCAACGACTGCAGGCACGCCCACGGCGAGGAGGAGCTCCAGCCGAAGAACATCCCCGCGAATGTACTCAAAAACAAGCTGTTGAACTCCGCGAGGAAGTACGAATTCatgaggaagaagaggaacatattttaa
- a CDS encoding arginine N-methyltransferase has translation MSQCVSFYTIIVAHSYTTLKSTGFPLGVLPSSRFTMIPAQVVIDKNPYPDHVLDEFNRDWKGFGDSDGLYSTDQGDTDVYFNSYSYIGIHEEMLKDSVRTGIYYRAIMSSQHLFRDKVVMDVGCGTGILSLFCARAGARKVYAVDNSSIIGLAREITEMNGLSDRIVYIRKRVEELGDSIEPVDVIISEWMGYFLLYENMLSSVLFCRDKYLKPGGLLFPDRARIFISAIEDAEYKGEKFDKWDDTYGLDFSIMKNYLMEEAVVDVVDEKALVTSSSCILDIDLNTCSISDTDFCSNFVLVSDRRDYVHAFIFWFDVSFTACSKPLTLTTSPKARCTHWKQTVLYIDEVLNMDVNDRINGMISVKKNKINSRDVDIKISYQLNGTDPNQLKSYYYRIR, from the exons ATGTCGCAGTGCGTGAGCTTTTACACCATTATCGTGGCACATTCCTACAcaa CCCTTAAGTCGACAGGTTTCCCATTGGGTGTGTTGCCGAGTTCACGATTCACAATGATACCTGCGCAAGTCGTTATCGATAAGAATCCGTACCCGGATCACGTTCTGGACGAGTTCAACAGAGATTGGAAGGGATTCGGCGACTCTGATGGGCTCTACTCGACGGACCAGGGAGATACCGACGTGTACTTCAACTCGTACTCGTACATTGGAATCCACGAGGAAATGTTAAAGGACTCGGTCAGAACAG GAATCTACTACAGGGCCATCATGAGCAGCCAGCACCTGTTCCGCGACAAGGTCGTCATGGACGTGGGCTGCGGCACCGGCATCCTTTCGCTCTTCTGCGCCAGAGCTGGCGCCAGGAAGGTGTACGCCGTGGACAACAGCAGCATCATTGGCCTCGCCCGGGAAATCACGGAGATGAACGGCCTTTCCGACCGGATTGTGTACATTAGGAAGCGGGTGGAGGAGCTCGGCGACTCGATTGAGCCCGTCGACGTCATCATCAGCGAGTGGATGGGCTACTTTCTCCTCTACGAGAACATGCTGTCCTCAGTGTTATTTTGCAGGGACAAG TATCTCAAGCCTGGCGGCCTCCTTTTCCCTGACAGGGCTCGCATCTTCATTTCCGCCATAGAGGACGCGGAGTACAAG GGGGAGAAGTTTGACAAGTGGGACGACACTTACGGCCTCGACTTTTCAATTATGAAGAACTACCTCATGGAGGAGGCCGTCGTCGACGTCGTCGATGAAAAGGCTCTCGTCACGTCTTCATCGTGCATACTG GACATTGATCTTAACACTTGTTCCATTTCTGACACTGATTTTTGTTCTAATTTTGTGCTGGTTTCTGATCGGAGGGACTACGTTCACGCCTTTATCTTCTGGTTTGACGTTTCTTTCACTGCTTGTTCGAAGCCTCTCACTCTCACCACGAGTCCCAAGGCTCGGTGCACTCACTGGAAGCAGACAGTGCTTTACATTGACGAGGTTTTAAACATGGACGTGAACGATCGGATCAACGGCATGATCTCCGTTAAAAAGAACAAGATTAATTCTCGCGACGTTGACATTAAAATAAGCTATCAGTTGAatg GAACTGATCCTAATCAGCTTAAATCTTACTATTATCGCATCAGATAG
- a CDS encoding 60S ribosomal protein L21 — translation MPHSYGKRARTRHKFSKPFRRHGMPALSRYLTTYKVGDHVDIFVDSSVHRGLPHSFYHGRTGVVYNVTKRALGVMVKKVVRGKELLKKVNVNVEHVRKSRCREEFLKRVATNDELRRQAKLEGKKLKLKREPKAVAPGYVVKVDPESVVTLEPVPFVEKY, via the coding sequence ATGCCACACTCGTACGGTAAACGCGCAAGAACTCGCCATAAGTTCTCAAAGCCATTCCGCCGCCATGGAATGCCTGCACTGAGCAGATACCTGACAACGTACAAGGTGGGAGACCACGTGGACATCTTCGTCGATTCCTCAGTCCACAGAGGCCTGCCACATTCATTCTACCACGGAAGGACGGGAGTAGTGTACAACGTGACAAAGAGAGCACTGGGAGTAATGGTTAAGAAGGTAGTTAGAGGAAAGGAACTGCTTAAAAAAGTTAACGTAAACGTGGAGCACGTGAGGAAGAGCAGATGCAGAGAGGAGTTCCTGAAGAGAGTAGCGACGAACGACGAGCTGCGCAGACAGGCGAAGCTTGAGgggaagaagctgaagctgaagagggAGCCGAAGGCAGTGGCGCCAGGCTACGTGGTGAAGGTGGATCCTGAGTCGGTGGTGACACTGGAGCCAGTGCCGTTTGTCGAAAAGTACTAA
- a CDS encoding transcription factor, giving the protein MMETVNPVGVDTVTPEMLAAREKLRSRLGVSGTQTGGKGTARRKLKKTTKIVGDDKRLQFALRSIGAANIPGIEEIQMLKEDGSLLTFSNPKIQTSPNANTYVVTGVPEEKEISFPDILQQLSAAGFDLTKAGVDQKVVEEVPDEQMVPKLVEIHDEDTKEETT; this is encoded by the coding sequence ATGATGGAAACAGTGAACCCAGTGGGAGTTGATACTGTGACTCCAGAAATGCTAGCAGCCAGAGAAAAATTGAGATCTCGCTTGGGAGTTTCAGGAACACAAACAGGCGGGAAGGGAACAGCGAGAaggaaattgaaaaaaaccACAAAGATAGTAGGAGACGATAAGAGACTACAATTTGCCCTACGCTCAATTGGTGCGGCAAATATACCAGGAATTGAAGAGATCCAGATGCTAAAAGAAGACGGATCACTGTTAACATTTAGTAATCCAAAAATACAAACGTCACCGAACGCAAACACATACGTCGTAACAGGAGTGccagaagaaaaggaaatatcGTTCCCAGATATACTGCAACAACTATCAGCGGCAGGATTTGATTTAACTAAGGCAGGAGTAGACCAAAAGGTGGTGGAGGAGGTACCCGATGAGCAAATGGTACCAAAATTGGTTGAAATCCACGATGAGGACACCAAGGAGGAAACAACATAA
- a CDS encoding uncharacterized protein (WW/Rsp5/WWP domain containing protein), giving the protein MDKTDVPNRIWKEVIDPSSRSIYYWNVLTGETTWQNPSHDDAVSLPFTEKISHDSKVVIDKLTHKVDRIKFFFDEINLIHEVCDHLRNEEIGSIKELIEHSLDGLNQLLEVATPKTKSYNKFLDLKKFLTEQRSYLKNNSDVSDEVFDRINDVSEEIERNLETIKKFDVNNDHLLDGYKVYMEKRKLEPINQPDLSIDNEKKVSPNQNLDYSNSKDVKVDKKSILKSIHERWNRASEIIDEPDSEDVRVEYKKTKGFSFVNTDEDNPNLVPISKPWYEKDD; this is encoded by the exons ATGGATAAAACTGATGTTCCAAATAGAATTTGGAAGGAGGTCATTGATCCCTCATCTCGGTCAATTTATTATTGGAATGTTTTAACGGGAGAAACGACCTGGCAGAACCCTTCACATGACGATGCTGTTTCTTTACCCTTCACTGAAAAAATATCTCACGATTCCAAAGTGGTTATAGATAAGTTAACCCATAAGGTGGATAGAATCAAGTTCTTTTTTgatgaaataaatttaatccaTGAAGTTTGTGATCATCTTAGAAACGAAGAGATAGGTTCTATCAAG GAATTGATAGAGCATTCATTAGATGGTTTGAATCAACTCTTAGAAGTCGCCACACCTAAAACAAAAAGTTACAACAAGTTTCTAGATTTAAAGAAGTTTTTAACGGAACAGAgg AGTTATCTGAAAAACAATTCAGATGTATCTGATGAAGTGTTCGATAGGATAAATGATGTGTCAGAAGAGATTGAAAGGAACTTGGAAACTATCAAGAAATTTGACGTTAACAATGACCACCTCTTGGACGGGTATAAAGTGTACATGGAGAAGAGAAAGCTTGAGCCAATAAATCAACCTGATTTATCGATtgataatgaaaaaaaggTTTCACCTAATCAGAATTTGGATTATAGTAACTCTAAAGATGTAAAggttgataaaaaaagcATTCTTAAGTCCATTCATGAAAGGTGGAATAGGGCATCTGAAATCATCGATGAACCTGATAGCGAAGATGTTAGAGTTGAGTACAAGAAAACAAAGGGTTTTAGCTTTGTCAACACTGATGAGGATAATCCTAATCTGGTGCCAATATCTAAGCCTTGGTACGAGAAAGACGATTAA